The Anolis carolinensis isolate JA03-04 chromosome 2, rAnoCar3.1.pri, whole genome shotgun sequence genome has a window encoding:
- the gcnt1 gene encoding beta-1,3-galactosyl-O-glycosyl-glycoprotein beta-1,6-N-acetylglucosaminyltransferase — protein sequence MHGDFQTRSEMLRRKLRQCHILRFKFLLVLIFTIGTWSLIRTHQKPSYLHHEHLELSDETPDSNINCSKILEGDPEEIQKVKLELLTVSFRKRPKLTANDYINKTTDCASFIKRRKYIMEPLSKEEAEFPIAYSIVVHHKIDMLERLLRAIYAPQNYYCIHVDKKSPESFLAAVKGIASCFGNIFIASQLESVVYASWSRVQADLNCMKDLYRRGANWKYLINLCGMDFPIKTNQEIIEKLKALKGENSLETEKMPSNKEVRWKKHHEVIDGKVKNMGIDKQHPPLNTPIFSGSAYFVVSRRFVEYVLENTNILAFIEWAKDTYSPDEYLWATLQRIPEVPGAVSASNKYDVSDMNALARFVKWHYFEGDVSKGAPYPPCSGIHIRSVCVFGVGDLNWMLRKHHFFANKFDTDIDPFAIQCLDEYLRDKALYQLRH from the coding sequence ATGCATGGGGATTTCCAAACACGCTCTGAAATGCTGAGAAGGAAACTTCGTCAGTGTCATATTCTACGTTTCAAGTTTCTCTTGGTGTTAATTTTTACCATTGGGACCTGGTCCCTTATCCGAACTCACCAGAAACCAAGCTATCTGCATCATGAACATCTGGAGCTGAGTGATGAAACCCCCGATTCTAATATAAACTGCTCCAAGATATTGGAGGGTGATCCAGAGGAAATTCAGAAAGTAAAACTAGaattgttaactgtttcatttagAAAGCGCCCAAAGCTAACTGCAAATGACTACATTAACAAGACAACAGATTGTGCCTCCTTTATTAAGAGACGGAAATATATTATGGAACCCCTGAGCAAAGAGGAAGCAGAATTTCCCATTGCTTATTCAATAGTAGTTCATCACAAAATTGACATGCTTGAAAGGCTTTTGCGAGCCATCTATGCACCTCAGAACTATTACTGCATTCATGTTGATAAGAAGTCTCCTGAatctttcctggctgcagttaAAGGGATTGCTTCATGCTTTGGCAACATTTTTATTGCCAGCCAACTGGAAAGTGTTGTGTATGCCTCGTGGAGCAGAGTGCAAGCTGACCTCAACTGCATGAAAGACCTCTACAGGAGGGGTGCGAACTGGAAGTACCTGATCAACCTTTGTGGTATGGATTTCCCTATCAAGACTAACCAGGAAATAATAGAGAAGCTGAAGGCCCTCAAAGGTGAAAATAGTTTGGAAACTGAGAAAATGCCTTCAAACAAGGAGGTACGGTGGAAAAAGCATCATGAAGTTATTGATGGTAAGGTAAAGAATATGGGAATAGACAAGCAGCATCCGCCTCTCAATACACCCATTTTCTCTGGCAGTGCCTACTTTGTTGTTAGCAGGAGGTTTGTTGAATATGTATTGGAGAACACCAACATCCTTGCTTTTATAGAATGGGCTAAAGACACGTACAGTCCTGATGAATACTTGTGGGCTACTCTTCAGCGAATTCCTGAAGTTCCTGGAGCTGTCTCCGCCAGTAATAAATATGATGTCTCAGACATGAACGCTCTGGCCAGGTTTGTTAAGTGGCATTACTTTGAGGGGGATGTGTCAAAGGGTGCCCCGTATCCACCTTGCAGTGGGATACACATCCGCTCAGTGTGTGTCTTTGGAGTGGGAGACTTGAACTGGATGTTGCGAAAGCACCACTTCTTTGCCAACAAGTTTGACACTGACATCGACCCCTTTGCAATACAGTGCTTGGATGAGTACTTGCGAGACAAAGCTCTCTATCAACTCAGACACTGA